One genomic segment of Paenibacillus durus includes these proteins:
- a CDS encoding ABC transporter ATP-binding protein — protein sequence MNGKQVWKRLIIYTAQFRSSTILAALCAILSVAASLIGPLLIARAVDYMVGPGKVDFDALLRLILELAIVFLAGGLCGWLLTYLTNRLAYRTVNRMRNDLFDKLNILPLKFHDNHPQGDLISRFVNDMDAVSDGLLQGFQTLLTGAVTIVGAIGLMLYISPLMTVVVLLSAPASYYMARFITTRSQQLFRDQAKILGSLNGYVEEVVGGQKIVQAFHYEDKTYERFEGLNGELYQAGVNAQFYGSLSGPTTRLVNNITFSVIAIIGSIVIIAGGLTVGDLSGFLIYSNLFAKPFNEITGVITQLQSATASAQRIFAVLDLDPEQPDAPDAFDPEPGQGTVVFDKVKFAYHPERPLITGFSLEVKPGTRVAIVGQTGAGKTTLVNLLMRFYDAGGGAIRIGGVDIRDMTRDSLRRNFGMVLQDTWLFGGTIRDNIAYGKPEATDEEVIAAAKAVSAHSFIKRLPDGYNTVISGSGDNLSQGQKQLLTIARVLLADPPMLILDEATSSIDTRTEIRIQRAFLKMMDGRTSFVIAHRLSTIRESDLILFMKDGDIVESGTHEQLLRLGGYYARLYNSQFAAV from the coding sequence ATGAACGGCAAGCAGGTTTGGAAAAGATTGATCATCTATACCGCGCAGTTTAGAAGCTCCACCATTTTGGCGGCGCTCTGCGCCATACTCAGCGTAGCGGCCAGCCTGATTGGTCCGCTGCTGATCGCCCGGGCGGTCGATTATATGGTGGGACCGGGGAAGGTGGATTTTGACGCGCTGCTGAGGCTCATCCTGGAATTGGCGATTGTATTTCTTGCCGGAGGCCTGTGCGGCTGGCTGCTGACCTATCTCACCAACCGGCTCGCCTACCGCACGGTAAACCGCATGCGGAACGACCTGTTCGACAAGCTGAACATCCTGCCGCTGAAATTCCATGACAACCACCCGCAGGGCGACCTGATCAGCCGATTCGTGAACGACATGGACGCCGTTTCGGACGGTCTGCTTCAAGGCTTTCAGACTTTGCTTACCGGGGCTGTTACGATTGTCGGCGCGATCGGACTTATGCTGTATATCAGCCCGCTCATGACCGTGGTCGTGCTGCTGTCGGCGCCCGCTTCGTACTATATGGCCCGGTTCATTACAACGCGTTCGCAGCAGCTCTTCCGCGATCAGGCCAAAATTCTCGGCAGCCTTAACGGTTATGTGGAAGAAGTGGTCGGCGGGCAAAAGATCGTTCAGGCTTTTCACTATGAGGACAAAACCTATGAACGGTTCGAGGGACTGAACGGGGAACTGTATCAGGCTGGCGTCAATGCACAGTTTTACGGATCTCTCTCCGGCCCGACGACCCGGCTGGTTAACAACATTACGTTTTCCGTTATCGCGATCATCGGCAGTATCGTCATTATCGCGGGCGGGTTGACCGTTGGGGATTTGTCCGGCTTTCTGATCTATTCCAATCTGTTCGCCAAGCCATTTAATGAAATAACCGGCGTCATTACGCAGCTTCAGTCGGCGACCGCCTCGGCGCAGCGTATCTTTGCGGTTCTGGATCTTGACCCTGAGCAGCCCGACGCTCCGGATGCGTTTGACCCTGAGCCGGGGCAGGGGACGGTTGTATTCGACAAGGTCAAATTTGCTTATCATCCCGAACGTCCCTTAATTACGGGGTTCAGCCTGGAGGTCAAACCGGGCACCCGGGTCGCCATTGTCGGACAGACGGGAGCAGGCAAGACGACGCTGGTTAACCTGCTGATGCGTTTTTATGATGCAGGCGGCGGCGCGATCCGAATCGGAGGCGTGGACATCAGGGATATGACGCGCGACAGCCTGCGCCGCAATTTCGGGATGGTGCTGCAGGATACGTGGCTGTTCGGCGGAACAATCCGGGACAATATCGCTTACGGCAAGCCGGAGGCGACTGATGAAGAAGTCATCGCCGCCGCCAAAGCTGTGAGCGCACACAGTTTCATCAAACGTCTTCCGGACGGCTACAATACCGTGATCAGCGGCTCAGGCGACAACCTGTCCCAGGGACAGAAGCAGCTGCTTACAATCGCGCGCGTGCTGCTTGCCGACCCGCCGATGCTCATTCTGGACGAGGCGACGAGCAGCATCGACACCCGGACCGAAATTCGCATCCAGCGAGCTTTCCTGAAAATGATGGACGGACGCACCAGCTTCGTCATCGCCCACCGGCTGTCCACGATCCGCGAGTCGGACCTGATTCTGTTCATGAAGGACGGCGATATTGTGGAAAGCGGAACCCATGAGCAGCTTCTCCGTCTGGGAGGCTATTACGCCCGGCTGTACAACAGCCAGTTTGCAGCGGTTTAG
- a CDS encoding IS3 family transposase (programmed frameshift) — protein sequence MPTSRRTFTPEEKARIVLEILREEKSISQLASEEGIHPNVLNRWKNEATQNLAQLFVDDRKGITKMKKEYEQQIEDLYAEVGKLTTQLSWLKKKNLADNLSRAERLLLVEYGNAELSIQTQADLLSLNRSSLYYKPVPPSPEEIRLKHRIDELYTRHSFMGYRTIAAIMNREGDAIHPNTVRRYMREMGIMAIFPGPNLSKRDLQHRIYPYLLRKLPITAPDQVWSVDITYIRMKQGWMYLYAVMDWYSRFIVDWQLDQSLEIDFVLETMKRALARRVPSIVNSDQGSHFTSPKYIDLLKEKEIRISMDGKGRATDNIVIERFWRSLKYNEIYINEYGSPRETRQGVGGYIHLHNHYLPHQSLQNHTPAAVYNQEVMLSST from the exons GTGCCAACATCAAGACGAACATTCACGCCGGAAGAAAAAGCACGAATTGTACTGGAGATTCTAAGAGAAGAAAAGTCCATTTCGCAGCTGGCTTCGGAAGAAGGAATCCATCCCAATGTGTTAAATCGCTGGAAGAATGAAGCGACTCAAAATCTGGCTCAGCTCTTTGTAGACGACCGGAAAGGGATCACGAAGATGAAAAAAGAATACGAGCAGCAGATCGAAGACCTCTACGCCGAAGTGGGTAAACTGACCACCCAATTGTCGTGGCTCAA AAAAAAAAATCTGGCCGATAATCTCAGCCGTGCCGAACGGTTGCTCCTCGTCGAGTATGGGAACGCTGAACTTTCCATTCAAACGCAGGCGGACTTGCTCAGCCTGAATCGTTCCAGCCTGTATTACAAGCCGGTCCCTCCCTCCCCGGAGGAAATTCGCCTCAAGCACCGGATTGACGAGCTTTACACCCGCCATTCGTTTATGGGTTACCGGACGATTGCGGCCATCATGAACCGGGAAGGGGATGCTATTCATCCCAACACCGTACGGCGGTATATGCGGGAAATGGGGATCATGGCGATCTTCCCCGGTCCTAACCTGAGTAAGCGAGACCTACAGCACCGGATCTACCCGTACCTGCTGCGTAAGCTGCCGATTACAGCGCCGGATCAGGTCTGGAGTGTCGATATTACCTATATCCGCATGAAACAGGGCTGGATGTATCTGTATGCCGTCATGGACTGGTATTCGCGCTTCATTGTGGACTGGCAACTGGATCAAAGTCTGGAAATTGACTTTGTCCTGGAAACCATGAAACGCGCCTTGGCCCGTCGTGTTCCGTCCATCGTGAACAGCGACCAGGGCAGCCACTTCACCAGTCCCAAGTACATTGATCTGCTCAAGGAAAAGGAGATTCGGATCAGCATGGACGGGAAGGGCCGAGCGACAGACAATATTGTCATTGAGCGCTTTTGGCGCAGCCTAAAGTACAACGAAATTTACATCAACGAGTATGGCAGTCCAAGAGAGACCCGGCAGGGTGTAGGAGGATATATCCATTTGCATAATCACTACCTGCCTCATCAGTCCCTGCAAAACCATACGCCGGCTGCTGTGTATAACCAGGAGGTCATGCTTTCATCCACATAG
- a CDS encoding nitroreductase family protein yields MDTQATANPFLEVVQARRSAMNFVEGVKIPQSELEEIFSHTRLAPSAFNLQHARYKVIADPELKEQIRESAYGQYKIHTASAVIAVLGDMHAYKQAPEIYGGLKMLGAMSQEEYDGVIEAINQAYIGKEAFQRDEAIRNASLSAMQFMLIAKDKGWDTCPMIGFDPEAVKNILGLPDHLVPVMLITIGKDNQRKIRPRGYRKPVGEFVDFM; encoded by the coding sequence ATGGATACACAAGCAACCGCTAACCCTTTTTTAGAAGTTGTTCAAGCCCGCAGATCGGCCATGAATTTCGTGGAGGGCGTCAAAATTCCGCAGAGCGAGCTGGAAGAAATCTTCTCCCACACCAGACTCGCTCCTTCAGCTTTCAATCTACAGCACGCCCGTTATAAAGTGATTGCGGACCCGGAGCTTAAGGAACAGATTCGCGAGAGCGCCTACGGACAATACAAAATTCATACCGCCTCTGCCGTCATTGCCGTTCTGGGTGATATGCATGCCTACAAGCAGGCGCCGGAAATTTACGGTGGTCTCAAAATGCTGGGGGCGATGTCGCAGGAGGAATATGACGGGGTGATCGAAGCGATCAATCAGGCATACATAGGCAAAGAGGCTTTCCAGCGCGACGAGGCGATCCGCAACGCTTCACTGTCCGCCATGCAGTTCATGCTGATCGCCAAAGACAAGGGCTGGGATACTTGCCCGATGATCGGATTCGATCCGGAGGCCGTCAAGAACATCCTTGGACTGCCGGACCATCTCGTTCCCGTGATGCTGATTACCATCGGCAAGGACAACCAACGCAAGATCAGACCGCGCGGCTACCGCAAGCCGGTGGGCGAGTTCGTCGATTTTATGTAA
- a CDS encoding peptide ABC transporter substrate-binding protein, producing the protein MKKKIMIPAAVCFLAVSICLASLAWGAPREQIFRFILYNNPISLDPALSYDSTSDEVLNGVFEGLVRTGRNGGIEPAMAKSWTVSQDGRTYTFKLRGDAAWSNKQKVKASDFEYAWKRVLNPVTSSPQAYMLYYLAGGEAYHNGTLKDASKVGVQAVNDTTLKVTLRSRTPYFLQLAASRAYLPVNPSVVKSNKNWALSAKSLVGNGPFTLTKWVPDQEIVLSKNKFYPEAKKIHFDRIKIGIMNDPAQELAMYKQGQLDWSGPSETNINVFKLDKATKKDVHTYNPASTYYYVFNVTKPPFDNVNIRRALGMAISREMLTHGTPAYAFVPPGIRGAGKTFREEASGAPYFTEDTDKAQELLKKGLQEEGLSTFPETKLIFNEGHEYISSAVTSMWADNLGIDVYAEVQPWEELLDNRMTLNFEIARAGWTADYNDPASFLELYTSWSTDNDSGWHNAEYDSYIRQAQQTGDDAVRMKLYHQAERLLIDQMVIIPVYYYKEFTLQKPYVHGVYKDYSGALVYRDGYLK; encoded by the coding sequence ATGAAGAAAAAGATCATGATCCCCGCGGCGGTATGCTTTCTGGCCGTTTCGATTTGCCTGGCTTCTTTGGCCTGGGGCGCGCCGAGGGAGCAAATTTTCCGCTTTATTCTGTATAATAATCCGATTTCGCTGGACCCTGCTTTGTCGTACGACAGCACAAGCGACGAGGTGCTAAACGGGGTTTTTGAAGGGCTGGTGCGCACCGGCAGGAACGGCGGAATTGAACCGGCCATGGCGAAGTCGTGGACCGTGTCGCAGGACGGCAGGACGTACACGTTCAAGCTCAGAGGCGACGCGGCTTGGAGCAACAAGCAGAAGGTTAAAGCTTCGGATTTCGAATATGCGTGGAAAAGAGTGCTGAATCCCGTCACCTCGTCCCCCCAAGCCTATATGCTGTACTATCTTGCGGGCGGAGAGGCGTATCATAACGGGACGCTAAAAGACGCTTCGAAGGTCGGCGTTCAGGCCGTGAACGATACGACACTCAAAGTGACGCTGCGGAGCCGGACCCCCTACTTTTTGCAGTTGGCGGCTTCCCGGGCTTATCTGCCGGTCAATCCGTCCGTGGTGAAGAGCAATAAGAATTGGGCGCTGTCTGCCAAAAGCCTTGTCGGCAACGGTCCGTTCACTCTGACGAAATGGGTGCCTGACCAAGAAATCGTGCTGTCCAAGAACAAATTCTACCCCGAAGCGAAGAAGATTCATTTTGACCGGATCAAGATAGGTATCATGAACGATCCAGCTCAGGAGCTGGCCATGTACAAGCAGGGTCAACTGGACTGGTCGGGGCCGTCCGAGACGAACATCAATGTCTTCAAGCTGGATAAAGCAACAAAAAAGGACGTGCACACCTACAATCCCGCCAGTACATATTATTACGTGTTCAATGTAACCAAGCCTCCATTCGACAACGTAAACATCCGCCGTGCGCTGGGCATGGCGATTTCAAGAGAGATGCTGACCCATGGAACGCCGGCCTATGCTTTTGTTCCGCCGGGTATCCGGGGCGCCGGTAAGACGTTTAGGGAAGAAGCTTCCGGAGCGCCTTATTTTACAGAGGATACGGACAAGGCGCAGGAGCTGCTGAAAAAAGGCTTGCAAGAGGAAGGCTTGAGCACGTTCCCGGAAACGAAGCTTATTTTTAATGAGGGACATGAGTATATCTCATCTGCGGTTACTTCGATGTGGGCGGATAATCTGGGAATCGACGTATATGCCGAGGTTCAGCCCTGGGAGGAACTGCTGGATAACCGCATGACCTTGAACTTTGAGATCGCCAGAGCCGGCTGGACGGCGGATTATAACGATCCCGCTTCTTTTCTTGAACTGTACACTTCCTGGAGCACGGATAATGACAGCGGCTGGCATAACGCGGAGTATGATTCCTATATTCGCCAAGCCCAGCAGACGGGGGACGATGCAGTGCGTATGAAGCTGTACCATCAAGCCGAGCGTCTGCTGATCGATCAGATGGTCATCATCCCGGTTTACTATTATAAAGAATTCACTTTGCAAAAACCCTATGTGCACGGTGTTTATAAAGACTATTCAGGTGCTCTCGTTTACCGGGACGGGTATTTGAAATAA
- a CDS encoding SGNH/GDSL hydrolase family protein translates to MLFKENDVILFQGDSITDVGRNRFDAYSLGNGYPLMVAGRLGLLFPEKKLTFYNRGVGGDRAADLVRRWDRDCLALKPTWVSIYVGINESWCRYDSGEETTPEAFEAQYRNLLDRTRQTLNAKLILIEPFVLPVQGLNRDWREDLDPKIAVVRKLAREYGALLVPLDGLFAAASMTADPAYWAEDGVHPTPAGHALITEAWLKAACVN, encoded by the coding sequence ATGCTTTTTAAAGAAAACGACGTGATTTTGTTCCAGGGAGACAGTATTACCGACGTTGGCCGCAACCGCTTCGACGCTTATTCGCTGGGAAACGGGTACCCCCTGATGGTGGCCGGCCGGCTTGGTCTGCTGTTTCCGGAGAAAAAGCTTACCTTCTACAACCGGGGCGTCGGCGGTGACCGGGCTGCCGATCTCGTGCGGCGCTGGGACAGGGACTGCCTCGCGCTGAAGCCGACGTGGGTATCCATTTATGTCGGTATCAACGAGAGCTGGTGCCGGTACGACAGCGGCGAGGAGACGACGCCGGAAGCGTTCGAAGCGCAGTACCGGAATCTGCTGGACCGCACACGGCAGACTTTGAACGCGAAGCTGATCCTGATCGAGCCGTTCGTCCTGCCGGTTCAGGGGCTGAACCGCGACTGGCGGGAAGATCTGGACCCGAAAATCGCGGTCGTGCGGAAGCTGGCCCGCGAGTACGGGGCGCTGCTGGTGCCGCTTGACGGCTTGTTCGCAGCCGCATCGATGACGGCCGACCCGGCCTATTGGGCGGAAGACGGCGTTCATCCCACCCCTGCGGGTCACGCGCTGATTACCGAGGCGTGGCTGAAAGCGGCCTGTGTGAACTGA